A section of the Candidatus Eisenbacteria bacterium genome encodes:
- a CDS encoding response regulator, whose translation MKVLTVDDSKTSRAVVAHTLAQLGLTVIQASDGAEGLEFMRASKPDLVIADVQMPTMDGMAMLTAKARDPIIAGIPVIMLTALADQEFVLQCLKKGAKGYIVKPFEKKTLVQKVCKLLHIEPPSAGGAQARPRGPLVLAVDRDEKVLSALMEIMLDGCELVTALDVRIAMRLAKERHPESLWVDAGQSPELVKMLVDQLREDGTRKFVAMVPRGAAMPPGLASLGIQSALPKPLIRLEVREFAASHLGIFQRFLERVEGGVVMKIPGDAQARRREWQPALDTEVRAGLERAAAERAPRLAVDLGAVTAGNDLHLVAGLADVVTMCRDLGLDLVLVIQDSEVLQAFGAYQELKGIRCFGSLKEAMTAGPAAARAAA comes from the coding sequence GTGAAGGTCCTCACCGTCGACGACAGCAAGACCTCGCGCGCGGTGGTCGCGCACACCCTTGCCCAGCTGGGCCTGACGGTCATCCAGGCTTCGGACGGGGCCGAGGGGCTGGAGTTCATGCGCGCGTCCAAGCCGGACCTGGTCATCGCCGACGTCCAGATGCCCACCATGGACGGGATGGCCATGCTCACCGCCAAGGCCCGCGACCCCATCATCGCCGGGATTCCGGTGATCATGCTGACGGCCCTGGCCGACCAGGAGTTCGTGCTGCAGTGCCTGAAGAAGGGCGCCAAGGGATACATCGTGAAGCCCTTCGAGAAGAAGACGCTGGTGCAGAAGGTCTGCAAGCTGCTGCACATCGAGCCGCCCTCCGCCGGGGGGGCGCAGGCCCGCCCGCGCGGGCCGCTGGTGCTGGCCGTGGACCGGGACGAGAAGGTGCTCTCCGCGCTCATGGAGATCATGCTCGACGGCTGCGAGCTGGTGACCGCGCTCGACGTGCGCATCGCGATGCGGCTGGCCAAGGAGCGCCACCCCGAGTCGTTGTGGGTGGACGCCGGCCAGTCGCCGGAGCTGGTGAAGATGCTCGTGGACCAGCTCCGCGAGGACGGCACCCGCAAGTTCGTGGCCATGGTGCCCCGGGGCGCGGCCATGCCCCCGGGCCTGGCCTCCCTGGGCATCCAGAGCGCGCTGCCCAAACCGCTCATCCGGCTCGAGGTCCGGGAGTTCGCCGCGAGCCACCTGGGAATCTTCCAGCGCTTCCTGGAGCGCGTGGAGGGCGGGGTGGTGATGAAGATCCCCGGCGACGCACAGGCGCGCCGCCGCGAGTGGCAGCCGGCCCTGGACACCGAGGTCCGCGCCGGCCTCGAGCGCGCAGCGGCCGAGCGCGCGCCCCGCCTGGCCGTGGACCTTGGCGCCGTGACCGCGGGCAACGACCTGCACCTGGTCGCCGGCCTCGCGGACGTGGTGACCATGTGCCGGGACCTGGGCCTCGACCTGGTGCTGGTCATCCAGGACAGCGAGGTGCTGCAGGCCTTTGGCGCCTACCAGGAGCTCAAGGGCATCCGCTGCTTCGGGAGCCTCAAGGAAGCCATGACCGCCGGCCCGGCTGCGGCCCGCGCAGCCGCCTAG
- a CDS encoding DUF2156 domain-containing protein encodes MPMSPNRDLVARPRTAAAPLVAAVTVVCALANLAASLPRLSPRADALREWLPLEVAGGSRLLGAVAALFLLLLARGLARRKRAAWQFSLVLLALSALAHPFRGRYEEVALLSVAMVAALLFLRREFWVKSDPVSLAGGWAVMGLGAVLSFAYTAAGYHLLRKHFAHVTDFPAAAAAALSLLTSFQTGAAFPLNREAAAFVASACTLEAAALFTGLFMLLAPFLDRRRQESERPRVEPVLRGMGRSSTSYFALEGDMRYHFLRSVPGVVAFTWRSGAALVAGEPLCEERHLAAAATEFDAHCQEHGWTPAFYQVGLEARTGLLSAGFSWLKIGEEAWFDLGSYSLDGPRRARLRHGVKRAEREGVTVVEHVPGLPGGAEREVRMEELSGRWLRLHGGREMGYLLGGLSLRAPRDRRYFVAETRGRVAGLVTFVPVIALALIRVHEPRSLLARFLGAGSRRRPGSAAPAGAGPGTASGAAP; translated from the coding sequence ATGCCCATGAGCCCGAACCGCGATCTCGTCGCGCGTCCCCGGACCGCAGCCGCGCCCTTGGTGGCGGCGGTCACGGTGGTGTGTGCGCTGGCCAACCTGGCGGCCAGCCTGCCGCGCCTTTCCCCCCGTGCGGACGCACTGCGCGAATGGCTGCCGCTGGAGGTGGCCGGCGGCAGCCGGCTGCTCGGGGCCGTCGCCGCGCTGTTCCTGCTCCTGCTCGCGCGCGGCCTGGCCCGCCGCAAGCGCGCGGCGTGGCAGTTCTCGCTGGTGCTGCTTGCGCTCTCGGCCCTCGCGCACCCGTTCCGGGGCAGGTACGAGGAAGTCGCGCTGCTGTCCGTCGCGATGGTGGCTGCGTTGCTGTTCCTGCGCCGCGAGTTCTGGGTGAAGAGCGACCCGGTCAGCCTGGCGGGGGGCTGGGCGGTGATGGGGCTGGGGGCGGTCCTCTCCTTCGCCTACACCGCCGCGGGCTACCACCTGCTCCGCAAGCACTTCGCGCACGTCACGGACTTCCCCGCCGCGGCCGCCGCGGCGCTGAGCCTGCTCACTTCCTTCCAGACCGGCGCCGCGTTTCCGCTGAACCGGGAAGCTGCCGCATTCGTGGCCAGCGCCTGCACGCTGGAAGCGGCCGCGCTGTTCACCGGGCTGTTCATGCTGTTGGCTCCATTCCTGGACCGCCGCCGGCAGGAGAGCGAGCGGCCGCGGGTGGAGCCGGTCCTCCGGGGGATGGGGCGCTCCAGCACCTCCTACTTCGCGCTCGAGGGCGACATGCGCTACCACTTCCTGCGCAGCGTGCCGGGCGTGGTTGCCTTCACCTGGCGCTCCGGGGCGGCGCTGGTCGCGGGCGAGCCGCTGTGCGAAGAGCGCCACCTGGCGGCGGCCGCCACCGAATTTGACGCCCATTGCCAGGAGCATGGCTGGACCCCCGCCTTCTACCAGGTGGGGCTCGAAGCGCGCACCGGGCTGCTGTCCGCCGGATTCTCCTGGCTCAAGATCGGCGAGGAGGCGTGGTTCGACCTGGGGTCCTACTCGCTGGATGGGCCGCGGCGCGCGCGGCTGCGCCACGGCGTGAAACGGGCGGAGCGGGAGGGTGTGACCGTGGTGGAGCACGTGCCCGGCCTGCCGGGGGGAGCGGAGCGCGAGGTTCGCATGGAGGAGCTGTCCGGGCGCTGGCTGCGCCTGCACGGGGGGCGCGAGATGGGCTACCTTCTGGGCGGCCTCTCGCTGCGCGCCCCGCGGGACCGCCGGTATTTCGTGGCCGAGACGCGGGGCAGGGTGGCCGGCCTGGTCACGTTCGTCCCGGTGATCGCGCTGGCGCTGATCCGCGTCCACGAGCCCCGCTCGCTGCTGGCGCGGTTCCTCGGAGCGGGCTCCCGCCGGCGCCCGGGCAGCGCCGCGCCCGCCGGGGCCGGCCCGGGCACGGCGTCCGGGGCGGCCCCATGA
- a CDS encoding HAMP domain-containing protein, which produces MLVKLAGMVGLVLFLGVTGVQFFTLRLLQRTLEQNLRDEAVLTGEALDAGFQHRGSLLSVDHVKEEMDNLVRATQNLDRITVFRDRGGRMQFFVSTEDSQQAGPTANEQRALRGDRRVMQRLENRESGPYWRVVVPLHLENRVGGAIEVRMSLQVASESAAELRRRTRWVMALSVALSVLLLAFFLHRAVERPVQGLLRAMARVQGGDLQTRAPRAGGDEFARLGAGFDSMLDRVRAGAEENRRLLSEIQDFNQQLEGRVREKTAELADRNEQLLRANRTLVDLELRLARLSRLAALGQFAATLAHEIGTPLHSISGHLELLREQRAVAPEHEHRIQVIQGQLDRVAAIVRDLLKSTRPPGTERGAVAVGAVLGELAALLEPGLEQRRIRMEIQAADGLPPVAADPHQLQQVFLNLFTNAVDAMPGGGTLTVRAALEPGPPRRVRCEVADTGQGIDPGLLPRIFEPFVTSKPHGEGTGLGLAVARDIVRRHGGTLGVESRPGRGSCFTLRLPPFEEEKSDA; this is translated from the coding sequence ATGCTGGTCAAGCTGGCCGGCATGGTGGGCCTGGTGCTGTTCCTGGGGGTGACCGGCGTGCAGTTCTTCACGCTGCGGCTGCTCCAGCGGACGCTGGAGCAGAACCTGCGCGACGAGGCCGTGCTCACGGGCGAGGCCCTGGACGCCGGCTTCCAGCACCGCGGCAGCCTGCTGTCCGTGGACCACGTGAAGGAGGAGATGGACAACCTGGTCCGGGCCACGCAGAACCTGGACCGCATCACCGTGTTCCGGGACCGCGGAGGACGGATGCAGTTCTTCGTGTCCACCGAGGATTCGCAGCAGGCCGGTCCGACGGCGAACGAGCAGCGCGCGCTTCGAGGGGACAGGCGCGTGATGCAGCGCCTGGAGAACCGGGAGAGTGGCCCGTACTGGCGCGTGGTGGTGCCGCTGCACCTGGAGAACCGCGTGGGCGGGGCGATCGAGGTGCGCATGTCGCTGCAGGTGGCCTCGGAGTCGGCGGCGGAGTTGCGCCGGCGCACCCGCTGGGTGATGGCGCTCTCGGTGGCGCTCAGCGTGCTGCTGCTGGCGTTCTTCCTCCACCGGGCCGTGGAGCGGCCGGTGCAGGGGCTGCTGCGCGCGATGGCGCGCGTCCAGGGGGGCGACCTGCAGACGCGGGCGCCGCGCGCCGGCGGCGACGAGTTTGCCCGGCTGGGCGCAGGCTTCGACTCGATGCTGGATCGGGTGCGCGCAGGCGCCGAGGAAAACCGCAGGCTGCTGAGCGAGATCCAGGACTTCAACCAGCAGCTGGAGGGCCGGGTGCGCGAGAAGACCGCGGAGCTTGCGGATCGCAACGAACAGCTGCTGCGGGCCAACCGGACCCTGGTGGATCTCGAGCTGCGACTGGCGCGGCTCTCGCGGCTCGCGGCGCTGGGGCAGTTCGCGGCCACGCTGGCGCACGAGATCGGCACGCCGCTGCACTCCATCTCCGGTCATCTGGAGCTGCTCCGCGAGCAGCGGGCGGTGGCCCCCGAGCACGAGCACCGCATCCAGGTGATCCAGGGCCAGCTGGATCGGGTGGCCGCGATCGTGCGCGACCTGCTGAAGTCCACGCGCCCGCCCGGCACGGAGCGGGGGGCCGTGGCCGTGGGAGCGGTGCTGGGGGAGCTGGCCGCGCTGCTGGAGCCCGGGCTGGAACAGCGCCGCATTCGCATGGAGATCCAGGCGGCCGACGGGCTGCCGCCGGTGGCCGCGGACCCGCACCAGCTGCAGCAGGTGTTCCTGAATCTGTTCACCAACGCCGTGGACGCCATGCCCGGGGGCGGCACGCTCACGGTGCGTGCGGCCCTTGAACCGGGCCCCCCGCGCCGGGTGCGCTGCGAGGTGGCGGACACCGGCCAGGGGATCGATCCCGGGTTGCTGCCGCGGATCTTCGAGCCCTTCGTGACGTCCAAGCCCCACGGGGAGGGCACCGGCCTGGGCCTGGCGGTGGCTCGCGACATCGTGCGCCGCCACGGGGGGACGCTGGGGGTGGAGAGCCGGCCCGGGAGGGGCAGCTGCTTCACGCTGCGCCTGCCGCCGTTCGAGGAGGAGAAGTCCGATGCCTAG
- a CDS encoding sigma-54-dependent Fis family transcriptional regulator: protein MPSRASLLVVDDDPVTLDLMREVLAGEGYEVSTARAGREALELCASRPFELVLTDVQMPGMSGLELLRAVRATAPETVFIVMTAFGNIDTAMEVVREGGYDYLSKPFKMEAVRLAVRRALEQQRLRRENTILRSELADKFRLDQLIGRSQPMQELYLTIARAAASRSTVLLQGESGTGKEMAARAIHFNGPRAGAKFVTVNCGAIPEPLMESELFGHVRGAFTGAVAGRSGLFEEADGGTLFLDEVGELSLGVQAKLLRVLQEHEVKRVGGNETIRVDVRVIAATNRDLARETREGRFREDLFYRLSVVTLTMPPLRDRREDIPQLCQHFLEKCRRSGSGQAVEGISRVTMERLVDHAWPGNVRELEDVIERAVARTGNRYLSLDDLPRHIASLGEAPPSEATPVESLTLREVQRRHIQRVLAAHGGNKTQAAQALGISRRTLIRVAQRFGLEGSLVDE from the coding sequence ATGCCTAGTCGCGCGTCCCTGCTGGTGGTTGACGACGATCCCGTGACCCTGGACCTGATGCGCGAGGTCCTCGCGGGGGAGGGCTACGAGGTGAGCACCGCGCGCGCCGGCCGCGAGGCCCTGGAGCTTTGCGCCAGCCGCCCGTTCGAACTGGTGCTGACGGACGTGCAGATGCCCGGCATGTCCGGCCTGGAGCTGCTGCGCGCGGTCCGCGCCACCGCGCCGGAGACCGTGTTCATCGTCATGACCGCGTTCGGGAACATCGACACCGCCATGGAGGTGGTGCGCGAGGGCGGTTACGACTACCTGAGCAAGCCCTTCAAGATGGAGGCCGTGCGCCTGGCGGTGCGCCGGGCACTGGAGCAGCAGCGCCTGCGCCGCGAGAACACCATCCTGCGCTCGGAGCTGGCGGACAAGTTCCGTCTCGACCAGCTCATCGGCCGCAGCCAGCCGATGCAGGAGCTTTACCTGACCATCGCGCGCGCCGCCGCCTCGCGGAGCACGGTGCTGCTGCAGGGGGAGTCGGGCACCGGCAAGGAGATGGCCGCGCGGGCCATTCACTTCAATGGGCCGCGCGCGGGCGCGAAGTTCGTGACCGTGAACTGCGGCGCGATCCCCGAGCCGCTCATGGAGAGCGAGCTGTTCGGCCACGTGCGCGGCGCGTTCACCGGGGCGGTGGCCGGCCGCTCCGGGTTGTTCGAGGAGGCCGACGGCGGCACCCTGTTCCTGGACGAAGTGGGCGAGTTGTCCCTGGGGGTGCAGGCCAAGTTGTTGAGGGTGCTGCAGGAGCACGAGGTCAAGCGCGTCGGGGGCAACGAGACGATCCGCGTGGATGTGCGGGTGATCGCCGCCACCAACCGGGACCTGGCGCGCGAGACCCGCGAGGGCCGCTTCCGGGAGGACCTCTTCTACCGGCTGTCCGTGGTCACCCTGACCATGCCGCCGTTGCGCGATCGCCGCGAGGACATTCCGCAGTTGTGCCAGCACTTCCTGGAGAAGTGCCGGCGCAGCGGCAGCGGCCAGGCGGTGGAGGGGATCTCGAGAGTGACCATGGAACGGCTGGTGGACCACGCCTGGCCGGGCAACGTGCGAGAGCTGGAAGACGTGATCGAGCGCGCCGTGGCACGCACCGGCAATCGATACCTGTCCCTCGACGACCTGCCCAGGCACATCGCCAGCCTGGGAGAGGCCCCGCCTTCCGAGGCGACCCCGGTGGAGAGCCTTACGCTGCGCGAAGTGCAGCGCCGTCACATCCAGCGGGTCCTGGCGGCGCACGGGGGCAACAAGACCCAGGCGGCCCAGGCGCTGGGGATCAGCCGGCGCACCTTGATCCGG